From a single Nitrospinaceae bacterium genomic region:
- a CDS encoding TRAP transporter fused permease subunit: MATTDESSQEVSAGIGGSRASQLAGVWGWLYQGMGVFLGLFAIWSAGPGIPEQNLHLGLYTFLTWTLTFLLFPGRKGTPWRPPGAEDLILAAGLTFLIAHAILRADTVAENGAVLIDWIGWGAAVMVAGYSIRRPSALNFALKGLAFVCMYYYVSHYLELQDRTGAWTSTDFWMALTAIALSLEAARRGLGLWIPGIALFALLYAHFGWIFPGQLSHRGSTVHQIVNYTFYSQEGIFGVMTSVMATYVLIFIYLGAFMNRSGMGKFFIDMPLALAGGTAGGPAKVAVLASAIFGSISGSSIANIVSTGTFTIPLMKKVGFRPQVAGAIENSASLGGQLLPPVMGSGAFVMAEITGVPYVRIMAIAAVPALLYLFSIGAIVHFEAKKNGIRGMADDELQKPGEVFRNGWFHLLPMVVLLLFLIVGYSPDWCAAVAILSIVLINWARIALHRYFPEAFPKPAEIMDLRGIIRSLVEGTENSLLVGSAAAAVGIIVGMVALTGLGLKMSYLLVAFSGGSLLFAIFLVGVASLVLGMALPITASYLVLVVLAGPALENLGVPLIAAHMIVFWLSQDSNITPPVCLGAYVAASIAGADPMKTGWMSFRFAKMLYVIPLLFAYTPILLTGSARLAVWVMVFAVAGTLGFSAWTMGYLRRKTNIIEWAALGVSAALCFIPGQLVFQGWISGYALNIFGASLLGAIYFWQRRTPAAPPAVPAAA, encoded by the coding sequence ATGGCGACCACCGATGAATCTTCTCAAGAGGTTTCGGCCGGCATCGGGGGGAGCCGCGCATCGCAGCTTGCCGGGGTGTGGGGCTGGCTATACCAGGGCATGGGGGTGTTCCTCGGCCTGTTCGCCATCTGGTCGGCGGGGCCGGGCATTCCCGAGCAAAACCTTCACCTCGGCCTCTACACCTTCCTGACCTGGACGCTGACTTTCCTTCTTTTTCCGGGCAGGAAAGGCACGCCCTGGCGCCCGCCCGGCGCGGAGGATCTGATCCTCGCGGCGGGGCTCACCTTCCTCATCGCCCACGCCATTTTGCGCGCGGACACCGTTGCTGAAAACGGGGCGGTCCTCATCGACTGGATCGGGTGGGGCGCGGCCGTAATGGTGGCAGGATATTCGATTCGCAGACCCTCGGCGTTAAATTTTGCCCTCAAGGGTCTTGCTTTCGTCTGTATGTATTACTACGTATCCCACTATCTCGAACTTCAGGACCGGACCGGCGCCTGGACATCCACGGATTTTTGGATGGCTCTGACGGCCATCGCTCTCTCGCTCGAGGCCGCGCGGCGCGGGCTGGGCCTCTGGATTCCGGGCATCGCCCTGTTCGCCCTCCTGTATGCCCACTTCGGCTGGATATTCCCGGGCCAGCTTTCTCACCGCGGCTCCACGGTTCATCAGATTGTGAACTACACCTTTTATTCTCAGGAAGGCATTTTCGGCGTCATGACGAGCGTCATGGCGACCTACGTTCTTATCTTTATCTATCTTGGCGCGTTCATGAACCGCTCGGGCATGGGGAAATTTTTCATCGATATGCCTCTCGCCCTCGCAGGCGGGACAGCGGGCGGACCCGCGAAGGTGGCGGTTCTGGCCTCGGCGATATTCGGCTCCATCTCGGGGAGCAGCATCGCCAATATCGTATCGACCGGTACCTTCACCATCCCGCTTATGAAAAAGGTGGGGTTCCGCCCCCAGGTGGCCGGGGCGATCGAAAACAGCGCCTCGCTCGGTGGGCAACTCTTACCGCCCGTCATGGGCTCGGGCGCGTTCGTAATGGCCGAGATTACGGGCGTCCCCTATGTCCGGATCATGGCAATCGCCGCCGTGCCCGCTCTTCTTTACCTCTTCTCCATCGGGGCCATCGTTCACTTCGAGGCGAAGAAAAATGGCATCAGAGGGATGGCGGATGATGAGCTCCAGAAGCCGGGTGAGGTGTTCCGGAACGGATGGTTCCATCTGCTTCCCATGGTTGTCCTGCTATTGTTCCTGATCGTGGGCTATTCGCCCGACTGGTGCGCGGCGGTGGCGATTCTCTCCATCGTTTTGATCAACTGGGCCCGTATAGCTCTCCATCGCTACTTTCCCGAAGCTTTTCCGAAACCCGCTGAGATCATGGACCTCCGCGGAATCATTCGCTCCCTGGTTGAGGGAACGGAAAATTCCCTGCTCGTCGGCTCCGCCGCCGCCGCAGTCGGAATCATCGTGGGCATGGTTGCCCTGACGGGCCTTGGCCTGAAGATGAGCTATTTGCTGGTCGCATTTTCGGGGGGCAGCCTTTTATTCGCCATCTTCCTGGTCGGGGTCGCCTCCCTGGTCCTGGGGATGGCGCTTCCGATTACGGCTTCTTATCTCGTTCTCGTGGTGCTAGCCGGTCCGGCGCTTGAAAATCTGGGCGTGCCGCTCATTGCCGCCCACATGATTGTCTTCTGGCTCAGCCAGGATTCGAACATCACGCCCCCCGTCTGCCTGGGCGCCTATGTCGCGGCCTCGATAGCCGGGGCCGACCCCATGAAGACGGGCTGGATGAGTTTCCGGTTCGCGAAAATGCTCTACGTCATCCCGCTACTTTTCGCGTACACGCCGATTCTGCTCACCGGCTCGGCAAGACTCGCCGTCTGGGTCATGGTATTTGCCGTGGCGGGAACATTGGGATTTTCCGCCTGGACGATGGGCTATCTCCGCAGAAAGACAAATATCATCGAATGGGCCGCCCTGGGGGTCTCGGCGGCCTTATGTTTCATCCCCGGCCAGTTGGTATTTCAGGGATGGATTTCGGGATACGCCCTGAACATCTTTGGAGCCTCCTTGCTGGGCGCCATTTATTTCTGGCAGCGGCGAACGCCCGCCGCGCCGCCCGCCGTGCCGGCCGCCGCCTGA